TGTATAAGTCCTCGTTGAGTCAAGCAGTTCTGCTTATAAGTACCTCGGAGCCCGGAGTATACATGGTGGTGCCATGTCTGACCAAGAACAGAGGATACTACTCTCTACGCTCGAGCAACTCCCAGGCTACAGAATTGTACGTGTGATAGGCGTTGTTAGTGCTAGTGCTGTCCTCGCGAAACATATAGGCAAGGATATCGTGGCGTTCTTCAGGAACATGATGGGGGGTGAGGTGAAAGAGTACACAGAGATGCTGGCTGAGGCTCGGGACCTAGCTCTCCGGAGGCTTGCCGAGAAAGCCCGAGAAGTGGGTGCGAACGCCGTCCTAGGCTTGAGGATATCGACTTCGGCTATCTCGCAGTATGCGGCTGAGGTCATGGTCTATGGTACTGCAGTCGTGATAAAGCCTAGCAAGGAGGTGCCTTAGGGTGCCAGCGAGAAACCTGGCGGGAATCCTTGTGTTTATAGCAGTCTCGTTCGGCTTCGCCTACGCTATCGACTTCCTCGTCATTCTACCCCATGCAGGGGATAGGGTTGTGTTTGCTCTTGCAGCGGCTTCCCGTATGTATACACCCCTCGCTGGCGCCGTGGTGGCTCTACTCTACGAGGGCTATAGGGTCCGGGAGGGTCTCCGCAGTATAGGCCTACGGAGAGGCCGCGCTGGCGTAGTAGCGGCGTCCGTGCTTGTACCCCTCGCCGCCTATGGAGTGGCGGTGTTGGCTAGCTTGCTTCTAGGGCTCCGGCTTAGAAGCCTCGGGGAGACTATGGAGCTGCTCCTCGGTGTTGGTGCAGAGCTTCCTCTACCAGCTCCCCTCCTACTAGTGCTATTACTCCTCCAGGCTATTGTGGTTG
The window above is part of the Pyrodictium delaneyi genome. Proteins encoded here:
- a CDS encoding YbjQ family protein translates to MSDQEQRILLSTLEQLPGYRIVRVIGVVSASAVLAKHIGKDIVAFFRNMMGGEVKEYTEMLAEARDLALRRLAEKAREVGANAVLGLRISTSAISQYAAEVMVYGTAVVIKPSKEVP